AAAATCTGAAATCTCAGATATAGTGATGATCTTCTCTTTTTTCTCTACCTTAAAACTCGACTCCTTTTAAGGGTTTGTTTGTTCTCTTTGACTTCCATTATCTACGAGATTTTCGCCTTCTTTTTGCTCCAACTTTGTTGCTTTCTTCTTTGTATATTTTCTCTAGATTTTCCCACcttttgttaattatttttattagttaGCAAGTTTTTAAGATCTGGGTGTATCTCTAAATGCTTCATACGTTGTAGTGATAACAATAATGGCACAAGAAGATCAAATGACTCAAAGGTATAGCGATAGTAACAGTAATAGTGGTAGTGGAATTGGGATTGGGATTGGGATTGGAAGCAATAACAATGGTAGATATTCAAAGAAACAAAGGCCTAAAAAAGTCCCACAAAGAGGGCTTGGTGTAGCCCAGCTTGAGAAGATTAGAATTGAAGAACAACAAAAGAAAGATGCTGCAATTTTGCCTTTTCAATCACCTGTTGTTAATGTTAatcctcatcatcatcatcagaaaccatcagcatcatcatcatcaacatcACCATCATGTTTCCCTTTGCCAATCCCAACTTTCCTTCCTTCAAATCAATCATGTTCATCTTTAGCTTCTGCTGATATTTCACCACCGAATTCAACGTTTAGACCACCAAATGGTGATATTGTCAGCACTGCAAACACTGTTCCATTGACCTGCAATAATGGTCAAAATAAAATCTGGGGTTCTTGTGATTATGAGTACAACAACATTGAAAAAGAGTGTTGTGGGTTGGATCCTGGATTGGCTTTTAGGACAAATTTGAGTTTGCCTTATGAATCTGAACCTATTTGGCCTGTACCTTGTTTGATGCAAAGGGCACAACAACAACAACCATTTCAGCAACCTTCTTCTTCATTGGTAAGAACATtgattttgtgtttgtttataacTTGTGTCTTTTATTTatgtcttttaattaattaatgcaGGTGAATTTGTCATCAAGAACTTCATCAACATCTATATTGAATTTTCAAATGGAGCCTCCTTCGAACCAAAGCTATTATGGAAATTGTACACCTTTATTCCCTGAAGATGATaaggtatatgtatatatatatatatatatagcctcaATTTCCGTATCTTTTTTATAGATCCAATGATGCATTATAGTTTTAAATACCTCTTTCCAGCACTCCCATAACATGGTGGTCAAGAATGTTCACCCTATAGATTCCACCCAATTCGAGTCTCTAGTAGAGTAATTGGAAAGTCTAATTTTTAAGGACAATTCCTTGTTAGACGTAATGTGTGTACGTGAGTAGCGTGGATATGTCTTTATTGTATGTGTGAGTACTAACATCTAATTGTACATATCAATTGTTGAAAATTAACTGTCAAAGAAACTCAAAGTTTAGTGCTATTAATTTATGTGTCATCCTTAAGACTTAGCATCTAATAGGGTTGAGATTTATATCTTAGCATTTATACTTTCCTATTCTcaaggtttttttctttttcttttttgggtaAAAAAAGGTTTAGAAAGAGAATAGAAGAAGAATTTTAggattaaaatttcaattttgttgAATTACATTTTTTAAAGGTGACAGTGACTGCATGAACTAATTTACatgaattttaatataacaaatTGTAGGTGGTTGGCATGAAGAGATCATATCCCTTCTCTCTAGACAATGCTCCAGGCCCTCCTATATATACTAAATATCCTCCCATTGTTCATTCCattaatggacaagttgaagcaGCTTCAAGTAGCAATGGTAGCACATTCAATTTCGAGCCTGGTACCCCGAATTTCAGGTTGTTTTTAATCTTTCATCATTCAAGCACAAAGAACATCGAGGTTTAAGATTCAAATCTTGATTTCCCTTTCATCGTAAACTCAATATTTATCATAATTGATATAGAGTTTCTCTCATGCAACGTTTTCAGGGAAGGACCTTCATGTTCAACTTCAAATATGGAATCAAAGTCCAAGAAAAGCATCAAACAAAATGGGGTCTATGATGGAGATTTTCTCACATTAGCCCCTCCAACAACTACAATGTGTTCAAGCTCAAAATTCAAGCACCCTTCATCAATTTTAACCTATTACAATTGCGAATTGCCTGACCTTGAATCATTAGCATATCAAGTGAGCTTAAACAACAAATTATACCATGTCCATTTCCATTAGTTTTATCAATTTGCTCATATATTTATGTGAATGTGTTAAAAGGCAAGCTTCGATGATTCAATCGTCCGGCAAGGAGGAGCTACCGGATTTAACCAGTCGTATCGACCTTACTATAGCTTCTTACCACCGGCACTGGTGCAAATTGACCAAGCAACTACGATATCGATGGCCAATTGTAAAGGTGGAGAAGTAGAACATGTTGATCTTGATTTGAGGCTATAAATATTTCTTTTTCTGTACAGAATTGCAAATATTGagattcaaatttcaaaaattattaaATGTTATGCCTTGATTGTATGATCCAATGAAGCTGTATCTCAGGTATCAAGTTATAAGATGTCTATACAAAATGCATTAACCTCTAACATGGCCCAGACACTGTATTTATATGGTGTATTAGCATTAGGTTAAACTCTGTTATTAGTTCATATAGTTTAAGTTATAGATTTAATCATTGTATTTTAGTTTGATCATTTTAGCCtttctattttttaaaatctgttaaatttattaagttttacTATTTTCGAAATTTAATGCGGGAAATATACTATCATAACTATAATATCATGTTAGCCACTCATTACTCACTAAAAAATCAATTGACGGATTAATGTTCGAAGACTGaagtttcaaattttgaaaagtgtgaatatttaaaatgatcaaattgaagaATATGAACTAAATTTACAATTATATACATAGTATAATACTAGTAATTGAAATAatactagtaattgaatttaactgTTATTGTTGActcaagactaaaatttaaaatacgaaaaatataaggactaaaattgatcaattcaaaaagtacaaaagttaaaATCAATCGAGTAcaaatattaaattcataattttcacaaagtatagggactaatagcaaaatttaacatTAATATTATTTGCATTCAGCCCACTACTACATGTGAGCAGTCAATTTATCAAACCCAAAAGGAAAGTAACTAAAAAAGGAAAACACAGCAGCACTCAATGGCCCATTGAACCTAACctcaaaagaaacaaacaaaaGATTTGCTAAAGACAAAACATATATTTTTCCTCATCTCCCTCctttcattttcattcatttcatttcaatgtcacatgctttcttctctctctcttccaTTAATCCTCCTCGTACATGTAAATCTTTACAACCCCATCACTTCACCATCAATCAAAcaaaaaaaccctttttttttcttatgtTATTTCATTGACTATCAATCAGAAAAAAGAAAGAATCTTTTTCCTTGTGAAATGATGATGTCACAGTGAACCCCCCTAAAACAGATGGATCCAGAGAGATCCCATGGAGGTTCTAGCAGTAGCAGCAGTATGAGTGACCTTTTCATTTGTTTCACTTCAggtccttcttcttcttcttcttttggtAGGAGATTGATGAGAAGCAATGGTAGCATGAAAGGTGGTCAAGCTTCACCAATGTTCTCTAATGGTAAAAAGAAAAGCTCTGGTTTTGAAAACCCTGAGCCATCTTCCCCTAAGGTAACTTGTATAGGTCAAGTCAGAGTGAAAAGTAAGAAACAAGGCAAAAAGTTTAGAGCTTGTAGATCTAAAAGAACAGGAATGGATCATAACAATGGAAGTAATAATAATAGTCAAGAATGCAAGAAATGGGTGCATTTGCCCTTGACTATTTGTGAAGCATTGAAAGCATTTGGGGCTGAATATTTTTACTGCTTTTTGCCTTCTTGTATGACCAACCAAAGGGAAGATAAACAAGACAAAACAGAAGCAAGATCTGgtgataatgatgatgatgaaaagAGGAAAAGTAGTGAGAGACATGCTTTTGAGGATATTGAAATAAATGATGATGAAGATGAAGAAGATGAAGCTAGGTTGAGTATTTCATGTATTCCACCAAAGGATGCATTGTTGTTAACGAGATGCAGATCTGATCCTATAAAAATGGCTGCTTTTGCCAACAAGTTTTTGGATTTAGACCCTAAAAATGAAGAAGAACAAAACCCAGAAGCTGAAACAAATGCAGGTGAAAGCAAAGAATTACAAGGAAATGATGAAGATGCTGACCAGCAAGAATCAACCATAAAGGAACAAACTTTGAATCTACATggtgaagaaaatgaaaaagaaaagggctCAACTTCAATGGTGGAGGAAGAAGAGAAAACCCAAGAAAGATCCGAACTTGAATGCACAGAAGCCATGAAAACTGATCAAGAAGGTGATGAGTCAAAGGAGAGTGAAAGTCAACAGAATTTATTGCCTGACTGTTTGCTGTTAATGATGTGTGAGCCAAAGTTGTCAATGGAGGTATCAAAGGAGACATGGGTGTGTAGTAAGGATTTCATCAGGGAGAAGGAAAAGCAACCATTGGTCAAACAAAAGGTCGTTGACTTTAATAATCCTGTTCCAGTTTCGTTACAGCCACCGTCGTCTTCTTGTTCTTTCTCGGCTGCTCCTCCAACGGCGGCGATTACTACTACAGTTGATGAGAAAGTTGTTGGGGGTAAAGGGTGTGAGCAGTTTGTGCTTACGCGCTGCATGTCAGAGCCGATGATGAGATCATCAGCTAAGCTTGCTTCAAATGGTTGTAAATGGAAGAATGAGCCGACTAAGCTTGGAGTTGGTTTTTGATGAGCCGAACATGGTACATGTTTCTGTGTTTTTTCATTTGGATTTTGTTCATCAGTATTTTGAATTATTCTTTACAATTTTATCACTAGCATTtagaataataaattaattaaaaataataatatataccatattaaaaattaaattaaattatttgagtTAGTTGAGAaccataattttaaaatatacaaaatattttaaaataaaattttgattcaacgataaaattaatattttcaggCTTAACGATGTCctctcaatttttttaaaaaaataattaagctctTACTTCTTTTGCACTTACTTAAATTGTCAAAATACATCAAAAAAACTTTTGACAATTAACTTTAACCGTTAACCATTAATTAACTACCCTTACGTTTTTTGAGTTAAAAGTCATCTCGTGTCACAACCATAGCATGACATatgacaaaaattataaaattctataaaaatcatgaaaaataattataaaagattTTTTTGGTacgttaattttataatttctttacctttttataattttcttgtgactataaaatttcataaatttttacaattttatatttaatactttttatatttttttacaatttttataattttttctaacttttaataaattttaactatttttacatttttattaaaatttaataattcttataactttattaatttttatttttataattttttgtcatATGTCATGTCATGGTaactttaactaaaaaaattaaaagcaatTAACTTTAACGGTCAACTATTAAAATTAACgatcaaaaattatttttgacacattttaacaattcaaataCTCATTTGAGTACAAAAAATACAGGacctttttatacattttaaaagttttaagtatccaattaagtaaaaaataataaacttaattttttttaaaaatttgaactCAAACCATATATTACAAATATCATAAATTCAAATCTCATCCATCTACATAGTATAACTCTTAAATCTTTATTCTATATATGTAAAAagatcttttaaattttttaaaagaataaatattGTAAATATAAATCTAGTAAAAATCtatattttactatttttgtcGCTATTTTCttcagttttattttatttttattttatattaaatcatATAAGATATTGtgttatttaactattaacttaaCACCTGATTGATATGTAATTAAAATGTTCTGAAGTTTGAAAATCAATTTAGAATAAAGGACATAGTTTGAAGATATAATGTCTACAATATTGAAAGATTATCTCAAAACTTATCAACCCTGAAATTTTGCATTACTTAAATTGAAAATATCAAAGAATAATTCCCAGAAAGCAAAAAGAATGCAGTAAGATAACAAACTCAGCAAATGGCAAACCtccatatgaatatatatatataatcatgtgATGGCCATAAGAGAAACATACTTACAGTACTACCCAGAGCTGCAGAAGAAACCTTGGATGATATTTACATGATATATGGGTTATAGCTTCTTCCCAGGAGAAACAAAATTTGGGGAAGCTATTTGAGTAGGAAACTAAGTAACGACCCTTCGAGTCAAGTATGCCTCTCGGAAGAAGATATGATACGCTGTAAAAACCCGAAATCAATCAGCAGGTTGCTTTGTCATTGATATAGACTCTATAAGAGGGCAAAGGCACAACGTTTCGAATTTACAGTGAAAAGAAACTTCTTGACTAGAATCTATAGGAACCATCATTCCATTTCTGTAAACAAATTTTGGATCAAATTCGACTTGTATGTTCGGTGAACT
Above is a genomic segment from Gossypium arboreum isolate Shixiya-1 chromosome 8, ASM2569848v2, whole genome shotgun sequence containing:
- the LOC108469003 gene encoding uncharacterized protein LOC108469003, with product MDPERSHGGSSSSSSMSDLFICFTSGPSSSSSFGRRLMRSNGSMKGGQASPMFSNGKKKSSGFENPEPSSPKVTCIGQVRVKSKKQGKKFRACRSKRTGMDHNNGSNNNSQECKKWVHLPLTICEALKAFGAEYFYCFLPSCMTNQREDKQDKTEARSGDNDDDEKRKSSERHAFEDIEINDDEDEEDEARLSISCIPPKDALLLTRCRSDPIKMAAFANKFLDLDPKNEEEQNPEAETNAGESKELQGNDEDADQQESTIKEQTLNLHGEENEKEKGSTSMVEEEEKTQERSELECTEAMKTDQEGDESKESESQQNLLPDCLLLMMCEPKLSMEVSKETWVCSKDFIREKEKQPLVKQKVVDFNNPVPVSLQPPSSSCSFSAAPPTAAITTTVDEKVVGGKGCEQFVLTRCMSEPMMRSSAKLASNGCKWKNEPTKLGVGF